A window of the Microplitis mediator isolate UGA2020A chromosome 5, iyMicMedi2.1, whole genome shotgun sequence genome harbors these coding sequences:
- the LOC130668473 gene encoding ubiA prenyltransferase domain-containing protein 1 homolog, with amino-acid sequence MMSNGVMSSNKDTGNTKTCTSSINGASLSSSTLNSPLMKFSSYFLAVRPWSLSASLMPTFLGSALAYRLTGWDSFSFILFVLTLGTIISVHGAGNVVNTYFDYIKGVDSSGKSDDRILVDHLLSKDELVSLGTFLYAVGCLGFVLLAMISPAKMEHLALVFFGGLSSSFLYTGGIGLKYIALGDVIILVIFGPISVLFAFMAQTGFIQWGTFYYAIPLALNTEAILHSNNTRDLESDRRAGIVTLAILIGHTASHILYQFLLFAPYITLAVWAFRYSLWFLLPIITLPKAFKIEKQFRSQHTIQSVPKQTARLNSNLGILYVVACLLVKPLPYL; translated from the coding sequence ATGATGTCAAATGGAGTGATGAGTTCAAATAAAGACACAGGAAATACAAAGACTTGTACGAGCAGCATAAATGGTGCTTCCTTATCATCATCAACGCTGAACTCACCCTTGATGAAATTCTCGTCGTATTTCTTAGCAGTGAGACCGTGGTCACTGAGCGCATCGTTGATGCCAACGTTTCTGGGCTCTGCGTTGGCTTACCGACTAACTGGTTGGGACagtttcagttttattttatttgtattgacCTTGGGCACAATAATATCAGTTCATGGAGCTGGAAATGTTGTTAACACATATTTTGATTACATTAAGGGCGTTGACAGCAGTGGTAAAAGCGACGACAGGATATTAGTTGATCATTTGCTGTCTAAAGATGAGTTAGTATCATTGGGAACATTTTTATACGCAGTAGGATGTCTCGGTTTTGTATTACTGGCAATGATATCGCCAGCTAAAATGGAACATCTGGCATTGGTGTTCTTTGGCGGGTTATCATCCTCATTTCTTTATACTGGAGGTATTGGCTTGAAGTATATAGCGCTGGGTGATGTTATAATACTTGTAATATTCGGTCCTATATCCGTTTTATTTGCTTTTATGGCACAAACTGGTTTCATTCAATGGGGAACTTTTTATTATGCGATACCACTAGCTTTGAATACCGAAGCTATTTTACACAGTAATAACACACGAGATTTAGAAAGCGATAGACGAGCAGGAATTGTTACTCTTGCGATACTTATTGGACATACAGCCTcacatattttatatcaatttttactgTTCGCACCTTACATAACACTTGCTGTATGGGCATTCCGATATTCATTGTGGTTTCTTTTGCCAATAATAACGCTACCAAAAGCCTTTAAAATAGAGAAACAATTTCGCAGCCAACATACAATACAAAGTGTGCCTAAACAAACGGCGAGATTAAATAGTAATCTTGGTATTTTGTATGTCGTGGCTTGTCTTCTTGTGAAGCCTCttccatatttataa
- the LOC130668476 gene encoding uncharacterized protein LOC130668476, giving the protein MAKKMITSLPLMQDSKFIVIDEGVEESYADNLIDGWMQMWSTTISTQQIHLLLFFNTKSHYNYLKKLFKDNRLHIHDHCTEDLDRIYEKKDFNINCDRIFKSGIDEKSIVVINCLSSLIVNIGLAKALRFVDKLSQRVSQLICVYRRDFGTRKIPKIETLGTTYIRLGKSSETVMNNEIAYEVAMVHCKRGGGILKKHVVITQDPESCEIKSENPVEFKAPVVISKVVEPTLKPQASFRTDMNPRELEQRNQTPLPYMQVIKDATSESQIYYVPDKNDDFDEEDPDDDLPF; this is encoded by the exons atggcaaaaaaaatgataacaagTTTGCCTTTGATGCAAGAttctaaatttattgtaattgatGAAG gtgtagAAGAATCGTACGCTGATAATTTGATAGATGGATGGATGCAAATGTGGAGTACGACAATTTCAACCCAACAAatccatttattattattttttaatactaagtcacattacaattatttaaaaaaattatttaaagataataGACTTCATATACATGATCACTGTACAGAAGATTTGGAtagaatttatgaaaaaaaagattttaacataaattgtgacagaatttttaaatctggtatcgatgaaaaatcaattgttgttattaattgtttaagtTCGCTCATAGTTAATATAGGATTAGCCAAAGCACTGAGATTCGTTGATAAATTATCGCAACGCGTATCACAATTAATTTGCGTGTACAGACGAGACTttggaacaagaaaaattccaaaaatcgAAACACTGGGAACTACTTACATTAGATTGGGTAAATCTAGTGAGACTGTAATGAATAATGAGATCGCTTATGAAGTAGCGATGGTTCACTGCAAGCGAGGTGGtggtattttgaaaaaacacgTGGTTATTACTCAGGATCCAGAGAGTTGCGAGATAAAGTCAGAGAATCCGGTTGAATTTAAAGCTCCGGTTGTTATTTCAAAAGTTGTTGAACCGACGTTAAAACCACAGGCTTCATTTAGAACGGATATGAATCCCAGAGAATTAGAGCAACGTAATCAAACACCTTTACCTTATATGCAAGTTATTAAAGATGCTACAAGTGAATCACAGATCTACTATGTACCTGAcaaaaatgatgactttgatGAAGAGGATCCTGATGATGATTtaccattttaa
- the LOC130668460 gene encoding probable ATP-dependent RNA helicase spindle-E, which produces MANPLDFFDGTKIMKPWKIHRSARKRSPVPRVIGNCSLSGSMQSLAPTIDSGTDYVEEFIQKEQDQIFEASKYFRNDESSFEQVSVATEQTPADDEKTEKLLRLYKTYNLAYTPKVNMTIKSRQDKIVTTIAAEPVTIIQGPTGCGKTTQVPQFIMDYCFKRKQPCNIIVTQPRRIAALSIAKRVSEERDWPLGSIVGYKVGLSSNVSQDTRLTYCTTGVLLQRLIATKTLTDFTHIVVDEIHERDQDMDFLLLVIRKLLYLNSHQVKIILMSATFNVKKFENYFSSYVGNILTPATTIDVAKSNFFKIKEYYFDDLLSLRPIPEVKLLEPKVTKESMDFACRLMTIMDDIDKNSESTSSETDFHRAGVLIFLPGIHEIEEMHNVMESPHLQQWKWDIVVLHSSITNEEQQKVFTLPPKGYRRVILSTNIAESSITVSDIKYVIDFCLTKQLTTDPHTNYQCLELTWASKSNCKQRAGRTGRVMDGRVYRLVPNEFYNKLPNENPPEIVRAPLEQVVLRSKIIDLGSPKALLALALDPPDLSNLARTVLLLKEAGGLVGYEDDNLDGELTDLGRIMASLPMDIHIGKMIVLGHLFSVLREAIIIGASMAVKNMFSSPFQLKLKSYDAKLMWSQYTNSDAIAFLNAFNVWMREKTSGRIKTDRDEKAWARTNCLQVRVLREVDAMVKEITQRLAKIGIKETFGAKKVNLVDQERFFVLKLVIAGGFYPHYFVTHSQNDESSAMKLLGGLDPIKTVYLQGWPFDQPGPLYARHFQQAFKICSSYSSENVKVQFDNSNRVFIHFNKREIDDNQDASKGPGQIPLAIYRALKMRSVCPKVAIPVLKSEDSNLLAEKLEIHKPGPTSIISNEFIPTELPTSGIRPQLPKLDETELTISVCRYLDPGHFWAHHKCTQTVQYNSVIKTCIEEMNPQQNLKAPSSPPAIGSIVLAPWVTKTKQVNYCRAEIQSVSMKSKQNKFVQVFFVDYGFDQRIALHDLRILPDDNQISNLPALALECVLANIQPSASNNLTGNWSKEATQSFQDLLKRSIEQRAEIYSVVNSVVSLNLICVTEHGEKINVGNYLIKKGYADYREENFLSKSNHELRQQVKEFSTGIKLYHERMQYNQSSIVDVYPEPPPESECSSSVKLRGPFSPLEIEVSSLTVAGIGRKVNISDTSVNSIILDDNPVDPQPKLLIAGSINESATSHNLTLYNTTLMPSIPGLVPLLCLIFAPQIELRRNSYGTQYIGALCGLGYDEKTQNSLFPEHDMPIPFDVEITMDDLQLINQLRHYMNAAILYDESNQEVDEDTLQCQHRIKDILFKIIYQKRKPIKSEVDLDRTRWCRYDKELFLRPGAIVSAKPGVFNLHLALELNEKNEFKESMNEHLAELKSLASMSYRDHLGEAIECKLCKMIVYGISNLRNHISSEEHHQRENLIK; this is translated from the exons ATGGCAAATCcattagatttttttgatgGTACCAAAATAATGAAGCCTTGGAAGATACATCGAAGTGCTCGAAAACGATCACCAGTTCCGAGAGTTATCGGAAATTGTTCATTGAGCGGTAGTATGCAATCACTTGCTCCTACAATCGACAGTGGGACTGATTATGTTGAAGAATTCATTCAAAAAGAAcaagatcaaatttttgag gctTCAAAGTACTTTCGCAATGATGAAAGTAGTTTTGAACAAGTGTCAGTAGCAACAGAACAAACGCCTGCTGATGATGAAAAGACTGAAAAACTTTTACGTCTCTACAAAACTTACAATTTAGCTTACACACCAAAGGTAAACATGACAATTAAATCAAGACAAGACAAAATAGTTACTACTATTGCTGCCGAACCAGTAACTATAATTCAGGGACCAACCGGTTGCGGTAAAACAACTCAAGTACCTCAATTCATTATGGATTATTGTTTCAAAAGGAAACAACCTTGTAATATTAtag tgACACAGCCACGAAGAATCGCTGCTTTGAGTATCGCTAAACGTGTTAGTGAGGAACGAGATTGGCCATTGGGTTCAATTGTAGGATACAAAGTCGGTTTGTCGAGTAATGTATCACAAGACACTCGATTAACTTACTGTACAACTGGTGTACTGCTTCAAAGATTAATTGCTACGAAAACGCTAACAGATTTCACGCATATAGTTGTCGATGAAATTCACGAACGTGATCAAGATATGGATTTTCTACTACTTGTAATCCGAAAGCTTTTATACTTAAATTCACACCAAGTCAAGATAATACTGATGTCCGCAacttttaatgttaaaaagttcgaaaactatttttcatcTTACGTAGGAAACATATTGACACCAGCTACAACAATTGATGTTGctaagagtaatttttttaaaatcaaagagTATTATTTTGATGATTTACTTTCGTTAAGACCAATACCAGAAGTGAAACTGTTAGAGCCCAAAGTGACAAAAGAATCGATGGATTTTGCCTGTCGACTAATGACAATAATGGATGATATCGACAAGAATTCAGAAAGTACGAGTTCAGAAACAGATTTTCATCGAGCAGgagttttgatatttttaccaGGTATTCATGAGATTGAAGAAATGCACAATGTCATGGAAAGTCCACACCTACAACAATGGAAGTGGGACATTGTCGTTCTTCACTCATCAATCACAAATGAAGAGCAGCAAAAAGTATTTACATTACCGCCTAAAGGTTATCGTCGGGTTATTTTATCAACCAATATTGCGGAAAGTAGTATTACCGTCTCAGACATTAAATACGTGATAGATTTTTGCTTGACCAAGCAGCTGACAACAGATCCACACACCAATTACCAGTGCTTGGAACTCACGTGGGCTAGTAAGTCTAATTGTAAACAACGAGCTGGTAGAACTGGTCGAGTCATGGATGGAAGAGTTTACCGGCTAGTGCCGAAcgaattttacaataaattgcCGAATGAAAATCCACCGGAAATAGTTAGAGCACCACTTGAACAAGTTGTTCTGCGATCTAAGATAATTGATCTTGGATCACCCAAAGCTCTGCTGGCACTCGCACTAGACCCGCCTGATTTATCAAATCTTGCACGCACAGTACTGCTGCTTAAAGAAGCCGGAGGATTGGTTGGTTACGAGGACGATAATTTAGATGGAGAGCTAACGGATCTCGGTCGCATTATGGCTTCACTTCCTATGGACATTCACATCGGAAAGATGATTGTACTTGGCCATTTGTTCAGTGTACTGAGAGAAGCAATTATCATTGGTGCAAGTATGGCTGTGAAAAACATGTTTAGTTCGCCATTTCAACTTAAACTTAAGTCTTATGATGCCAAATTGATGTGGTCACAGTACACGAACAGTGATGCTATTGCTTTTTTAAACGCTTTCAATGTATGGATGCGTGAGAAGACATCAGGTCGTATTAAAACTGACAGAGACGAAAAAGCCTGGGCACGTACAAACTGCTTGCAAGTAAGAGTACTGCGTGAAGTTGATGCTATGGTTAAAGAGATAACACAGAGATTAGCAAAAATTGGTATCAAAGAGACGTTTGGTgctaaaaaagttaatttagtTGATCAAGAacgtttttttgtattaaaattagtAATCGCAGGTGGATTTTATCCCCATTACTTTGTAACGCACTCGCAGAACGATGAAAGTAGTGCTATGAAATTACTTGGAGGACTGGATCCTATTAAAACTGTTTATTTACAAGGATGGCCTTTTGATCAACCGGGGCCACTTTACGCGCGGCATTTCCAACAGGCATTTAAAATATGTTCAAGCTACAGTTCTGAAAATGTAAAAGTACAGTTTGATAATTCTAATCGTGTGTTcatacattttaataaaagagaAATTGATGACAATCAAGATGCTAGCAAAGGACCTGGACAAATTCCACTAGCTATTTACCGTGCATTGAAAATGCGTTCTGTTTGTCCAAAGGTCGCGATACCTGTGCTCAAGTCCGAAGACTCAAATCTTCTGGctgaaaaacttgaaattcATAAACCGGGACCAACTAGTATTATCAGTAATGAGTTTATACCTACTGAATTACCGACAAGTGGAATACGGCCACAATTACCTAAATTAGATGAAACCGAATTGACAATTTCGGTATGTCGATACTTGGATCCTGGACATTTTTGGGCTCATCATAAATGCACGCAAACAGTACAGTATAATTCAGTGATAAAAACGTGTATCGAAGAAATGAACCCGCAACAGAATTTGAAAGCACCAAGTTCACCGCCTGCTATTGGATCTATAGTTTTAGCTCCATGGGTAACAAAAACCAAGCAAGTTAATTATTGTCGTGCTGAAATTCAGTCAGTCTCCATGAAAtcgaaacaaaataaatttgttcaagtattttttgtagattatGGATTTGATCAACGTATTGCTCTTCATGATTTACGTATTCTGCCTGATGATAATCAAATTTCCAATTTACCAGCTCTGGCATTAGAATGCGTCCTCGCAAATATTCAGCCATCTGCTTCGAACAACTTGACTGGGAATTGGTCTAAAGAAGCCACTCAGTCATTCCAGGACCTTTTGAAACGCTCAATCGAACAACGAGCTGAAATTTATTCCGTTGTCAACAGTGTTGTATCGTTGAATTTAATTTGCGTCACTGAACACGgggaaaaaataaacgtaGGAAATTATTTGATCAAGAAAGGGTACGCTGATTATCGTGAAGAAAATTTCCTGTCAAAATCAAATCATGAATTGCGACAACAAGTCAAAGAATTTTCGACTGGCATTAAGCTTTATCACGAACGGATGCAGTACAATCAGAGCAGTATCGTTGATGTTTATCCTGAACCTCCACCCGAAAGTGAATGTTCCAGTTCTGTGAAATTGCGAGGACCTTTTTCACCTCTGGAAATTGAGGTGTCCAGTTTAACAGTTGCTGGAATAGGACGTAAAGTAAATATCAGCGACACATCTgttaattcaataatattaGATGACAATCCAGTGGATCCTCAACCGAAATTACTAATTGCTGGTTCAATTAATGAAAGTGCTACCTCTCATAATTTGACATTGTACAATACGACACTGATGCCAAGTATTCCAGGGTTGGTTCCATTGCTGTGTTTGATATTCGCGCCGCAAATTGAGCTAAGACGTAATTCATATGGTACTCAGTATATTGGTGCTCTTTGTGGTTTAGGATACGACGAAAAAACACAGAACAGTCTTTTTCCAGAACATGACATGCCGATACCATTCGATGTTGAAATAACAATGGATGATTTACAACTTATTAATCAACTGCGACATTATATGAATGCTGCTATTCTTTACGATGAAAGTAACCAGGAAGTTGATGAAGATACTTTACAGTGTCAACATCGAATCAAAGATattcttttcaaaataatttatcagaaaCGTAAGCCAATTAAATCGGAAGTCGACTTGGATCGTACACGCTGGTGTCGCTATgataaagaattatttttaagaccTGGAGCTATTGTTTCTGCAAAACCAGGCGTCTTTAACCTTCACTTGGCATTGGAGttgaacgaaaaaaatgaatttaaagaaTCGATGAATGAACATTTGGCTGAATTGAAGTCTTTGGCGTCAATGAGTTACCGTGATCATCTTGGAGAAGCTATCGAGTGCAAGTTGTGTAAAATGATAGTATATGGAATATCTAATCTGCGTAATCATATTAGTTCAGAAGAACATCATCaacgagaaaatttaattaaataa
- the LOC130668467 gene encoding integral membrane protein GPR155 — protein MDFNVPDTPTDNLYLALIQCFAIILCGYIAGRLEIISKPEANGLNTFVGTFALPSLIFLSLAKLDFSLVNWKFLLAVFLAKACVFFVVLGVSLIVTRPTNPGRAALFAIFATQSNDFAIGYPMIDALYGDTHPEYAAYLYLMAPISLAILNPVGFVLLEVGKRRTGDQQSGWKLVGSIVKGIGLNPILFMTVLGIVGNFVFSHQIPKILSVILDVFGNAFSASALFLLGLMMVGKVHTLKGPALVIPGILISVKLLALPMIIRESVILLNAGINETDTRDLSTYGFLYGTIPTAPALFIFTLRYNVDIDLIASSMVACTFLSAPLMFVSAKLITAINDGVSPAKYAQQLNAFSMDVSVISIAACLWLLVCFLVLAGKRYKRPTHRCTLYLVIAQLAVGVGVIIWTKLEAKEVGSFLWYVQFVLITVGVYASRMWTVVLAGTLLFLSSRTLTFVQSMQKWIMPIGFAVPVLTVGLMCLIISPKNPDDIDLRNPNFQFGRVQAAVSIFILLFCFIVTLGCLVLQQRYQRRHHAEVYASLVNNTDNAESTMVENRNVIDVEDLVSPGTTLPAGNCLLDSSCSFQRTGCSQNDLIDEQELDFETEELRVDSDDPQLLRHLVLLIFLLCSMFIGLALSVGTMIMEQMTGVYAELAFLDVAFNYGQSLIVFVIFGLDPGLGKLGDWLKKACKEWRARQKLQLPDEESLSPETKTIREQFRQCHLHECRQRISNCRRRLLKVYEGVFSGSDLVDWLLEQRLVQNREEAVQYGRCLLESRVLHHIDGTHHFHDKNILYTFRG, from the exons atGGATTTTAATGTACCAGACACACCTACAGATAATTTGTATCTTGCTCTAATTCAATGTTTTGCTATAATATTATGTGg ATATATTGCTGGAAGACTTGAAATAATATCAAAACCAGAAGCTAATGGCCTAAACACATTTGTTGGAACATTTGCTCTAccatcattaatatttttgtcccTAGCAAAGCTTGATTTTTCGTTAgttaattggaaatttttattagctgTTTTTCTTGCCAAAGCATGCGTATTTTTTGTAGTACTAGGTGTGTCTCTAATAGTAACACGACCAACGAATCCAGGACGTGCTGCGTTGTTTGCAATTTTCGCAACACAAAGCAACGATTTTGCGATTGGATATCCAATGA ttgATGCTCTCTATGGTGATACTCATCCAGAATATGCCGCTTATCTCTATTTAATGGCGCCAATATCGCTGGCTATTTTAAATCCAGTCGGTTTTGTTTTATTGGAAGTAGGAAAGCGTCGTACTGGTGATCAACAATCAGGATGGAAATTAGTCGGTTCAATAGTAAAAGGCATAGGACTAAAtccaatattatttatgacaGTATTGggaattgtaggaaattttgtaTTCAGCCATCAAATCCCGAAAATATTATCAGTTATATTGGATGTATTTGGTAATGCATTTTCAGCGAGCGCATTATTTTTACTTGGTCTAATGATGGTAGGAAAAGTTCACACTCTAAAAGGTCCCGCACTTGTCATACCAGGAATACTGATATCCGTTAAACTGCTGGCACTTCCTATGATAATAAGAGAGTCAGTCATTTTACTAAATGCCGGAATTAATGAAACAGATACCAGAGATTTAAGTACATATGGATTTTTGTATGGAACGATTCCTACGGCACCCGCACTATTTATCTTTACATTACGATACAATGTGGACATTGATCTTATTGCTTCTTCTATGGTTGCCTGTACTTTTCTATCAGCTCCATTGATGTTTGTATCCGCAAAATTAATCACCGCAATTAATGACGGCGTGTCACCTGCCAAGTATGCCCAACAATTGAATGCATTCTCGATGGATGTGAGTGTCATTTCAATAGCTGCTTGCTTATGGCTTCTTGTCTGCTTCCTGGTTCTCGCTGGCAAAAGATATAAGCGCCCAACTCATCGATGTACATTGTACTTGGTCATCGCCCAACTGGCCGTTGGTGTTGGTGTCATAATATGGACTAAACTCGAGGCCAAAGAAGTTGGTTCTTTTCTTTGGTATGTTCAGTTTGTCCTTATCACTGTCGGCGTATATGCAAGCAGAATGTGGACAGTTGTGTTGGCAGGGACTCTGTTGTTTCTAAGTTCTCGAACGCTAACGTTTGTACAAAGTATGCAGAAGTGGATTATGCCTATTGGCTTTGCTGTACCTGTATTAACTGTAGGACTTATGTGTCTTATAATATCACCAAAAAATCCTGATGATATTGACTTGAGAAATCCGAACTTCCAGTTTGGTAGAGTACAAGCTGCTGTTTCAATATTTATCCTCTTATTTTGCTTTATAG tGACACTTGGATGTTTGGTACTGCAACAACGATATCAAAGACGCCATCATGCTGAAGTTTATGCTAGTCTTGTAAATAATACTGATAATGCAGAATCGACTATGGTAGAAAATAGAAATGTTATTGACGTAGAAGATTTAGTATCTCCTGGGACAACATTACCAgc aGGTAACTGTCTATTAGACAGCAGCTGCAGTTTCCAACGCACTGGATGCAGTCAGAATGACTTGATTGATGAACAAGAATTAGACTTTGAGACTGAAGAATTGCGAGTGGATTCAGATGATCCCCAATTACTGAGACACTTAGTTCTCcttatatttcttttatgCTCCATGTTCATT gGACTAGCATTGTCCGTTGGTACAATGATAATGGAACAAATGACCGGCGTGTATGCAGAACTAGCTTTTCTTGACGTTGCATTTAACTACGGGCAATCATTGATAGTATTTGTAATATTTGGCCTGGACCCAGGTCTTGGAAAATTAGGAGACTGGCTAAAGAAAGCTTGTAAAGAGTGGCGTGCTCGCCAAAAGTTGCAGCTACCAGATGAAGAATCACTCAGCCCGGAAACTAAAACAATACGCGAACAATTTCGTCAATGTCATTTGCACGAATGTCGTCAGAGAATTTCCAACTGCCGGAGACGGCTGCTAAAAGTGTACGAGGGCGTATTTTCGGGTAGTGATCTTGTTGACTGGCTGTTAGAACAACGACTAGTACAGAATCGAGAAGAGGCTGTACAATATGGACGTTGCCTTCTTGAAAGTAGAGTTTTACATCATATTGATGGTACTCATCATTTtcacgataaaaatattttatatacttttcgGGGCTAa